A region from the Lolium perenne isolate Kyuss_39 chromosome 4, Kyuss_2.0, whole genome shotgun sequence genome encodes:
- the LOC127295490 gene encoding uncharacterized protein, producing the protein MSSVCARPAGFSGVVKCQRRARVRVSAVSAASERAAWAAKTTMYEVLSVGTSAGPEEIKAAYRRAALRWHPDTCPGGADRFMMAREAYEVLSDPERRRGYDIELRIGGGAGSSQAARRAGFADFEEQLAGLQWRQAEARGTWGYRMRRAAAQTSSSH; encoded by the coding sequence ATGAGCTCGGTGTGCGCGCGGCCCGCGGGGTTCTCTGGAGTGGTGAAGTGCCAGCGCCGGGCGCGGGTGCGGGTGTCGGCCGTGTCGGCGGCGTCGGAGCGAGCGGCGTGGGCAGCGAAGACTACGATGTACGAGGTGCTGTCGGTGGGGACGTCGGCGGGGCCGGAGGAGATCAAGGCGGCCTACAGGCGCGCGGCGCTGCGGTGGCACCCGGACACTTGCCCGGGCGGCGCCGACCGGTTCATGATGGCGCGCGAGGCCTACGAGGTGCTCTCCGACCCCGAGCGCAGGCGAGGCTACGACATAGAGCTGCGCATCGGCGGTGGCGCAGGGTCCTCCCAGGCGGCGCGGCGAGCGGGGTTCGCGGACTTTGAGGAGCAGCTGGCCGGGTTGCAGTGGAGGCAGGCGGAGGCGCGAGGGACGTGGGGGTACAGGatgcgccgcgccgccgcgcagACGTCGTCGTCGCACTAG